One genomic segment of Sphaerodactylus townsendi isolate TG3544 linkage group LG07, MPM_Stown_v2.3, whole genome shotgun sequence includes these proteins:
- the LOC125436499 gene encoding taste receptor type 2 member 3-like, which produces MDLNAGTLEIVVCVILISLSVAGNLLLIYYTKRCIGEHLRISFILIFNLAFDHIVRNLVVNVLKIVYVSGVGLDSASCKVLMFTTIFTMSLAIWFTLYIALLYCFKLYRVVHPPVEAASTNHRKCHMVLVFVLWVAGFAVCSPVLLYTEKTGNLTGENKTYQQHSILNYSECKTEYRNEQLEFLYGKIFLAAADLLPLIILLLVGFRIFHLLWEHKRATYGDIWIGDDTTETEVLRACKLVLALILLIASFWISHFILMYYWKHFNFYYFAPPVLTVLHSGYSAASPYLLMLINYKIKVKMGSCCCKGEKKTVSSTTTSSSVEVSPYA; this is translated from the coding sequence ATGGACCTGAATGCTGGTACCTTGGAAATAGTTGTCTGTGTTATTTTGATTTCCCTCAGTGTGGCTGGTAATCTATTGTTGATTTATTACACAAAGAGATGCATTGGTGAGCATTTGCGAATCTCATTCATACTTATTTTCAATCTTGCATTTGACCATATTGTACGCAACTTGGTAGTGAATGTCTTGAAGATTGTTTATGTCTCTGGTGttgggttggattcagccagctgcaaagttctCATGTTCACAACAATTTTTACTATGTCTCTTGCCATATGGTTCACATTATACATTGCTTTGCtgtactgttttaaattgtatcgAGTGGTGCACCCTCCGGTTGAAGCTGCGAGCACAAACCATCGCAAGTGTCACATGGTCCTAGTTTTTGTTCTTTGGGTtgctggttttgcagtttgctctCCGGTTTTACTATATACAGAAAAGACTGGAAATCTAACTGGAGAAAATAAGACTTATCAGCAGCATAGCATTTTGAATTATTCTGAATGCAAGACTGAATATCGAAATGAACAACTAGAGTTTTtatatggaaaaatatttctagCGGCTGCTGATCTTCTCCCATTGATAATTTTACTCCTCGTTGGTTTCCGAATATTTCATCTCCTTTGGGAACATAAAAGGGCAACTTATGGTGACATATGGATTGGGGATGACACTACTGAAACTGAGGTCCTCAGAGCATGTAAACTTGTCCTGGCGTTAATACTTCTTATTGCCTCCTTCTGGATTTCTCATTTCATCCTAATGTATtactggaaacattttaatttctaTTACTTTGCACCACCAGTCCTGACAGTTCTTCATTCAGGATATTCAGCTGCCAGTCCTTACCTCCTTATGTTGATTAACTACAAAATAAAGGTGAAGATGGGATCTTGCTGTtgcaaaggagagaaaaaaacagtatCCTCAACAACTACATCTTCATCTGTAGAAGTGTCTCCATATGCTTAG